A single Loxodonta africana isolate mLoxAfr1 chromosome 12, mLoxAfr1.hap2, whole genome shotgun sequence DNA region contains:
- the BRI3 gene encoding membrane protein BRI3 — translation MDHKPLLQERPPAYNLEAGPGDYACGPHGYGAIPAAPPPPPYPYLVAGLPTHHPRVYSIHSRDVTRYPANSIVVVGGCPVCRVGVLEDSFTFLGIFLAIILFPFGFICCFALRKRRCPNCGATFS, via the exons ATGGACCACAAGCCCCTGCTGCAGGAGCGGCCCCCCGCCTACAACCTAGAGGCCGGCCCGGGCGACTATGCGTGCGGCCCGCACGGCTACGGGGCCATCCccgccgcgccgccgccgccgccctacCCCTACCTCGTCGCAG GGCTGCCCACCCACCACCCCAGGGTCTACAGCATCCATAGTCGAGATGTCACCCGGTACCCCGCCAACTCCATCGTGGTGGTCGGAGGCTGCCCAGTCTGCAG AGTCGGGGTTTTGGAGGACTCCTTCACCTTCCTGGGCATCTTCTTGGCCATCATCTTGTTTCCCTTCGGGTTTATCTGCTGTTTCGCCTTGAGGAAGCGAAGATGCCCCAACTGTGGAGCAACCTTTTCCTAA